The following nucleotide sequence is from Mycobacterium sp. 3519A.
GGCATTCCATCGGCCGGCGAGATCCTCGCCGCAGGCGACCTCGTCTCGATCGACTGCGGCGCGATCCTCGACGGCTGGCACGGCGACTCCGCCGTGACGTTCGGCATCGGTGCGCTGATCCCCGCCGACGAGATGTTGTCCGAGGCGACTCGAGAATCCATGGAAGCCGGGATCGCCGCGATGGTGCCCGGTAACCGGTTGACCGACGTCTCGCACGCGATCGAGGCAGGCACCCGCGCCGTAGAGCGCCGCTACGACCGCAAGTTCGGCATCGTCGCCGGTTACGGCGGGCACGGCATCGGCCGCCAGATGCACATGGATCCGTTCCTGCCCAACGAGGGCGCGCCCGGCCGCGGGCCATACCTCGCGGTGGGCTCGGTGCTGGCCATCGAGCCGATGTTGACGCTGGGCACCACGAAGACCGTTGTGCTGGAGGACGAATGGACCGTCGTCACCGCCGACGGCTCGCGCGCCGCCCACTGGGAGCATACTGTCGCCGTGACCGACGACGGCCCGCGAATCCTCACTCTGTGAGTTTCCTGCGCCAGGGCGGTTATTTAGCCCGGCGCAGCAATGAACCCGATCGCCCCCACCGTCGTATCTAATACGGAGGTTGGTAGTGGACGATCCAGAAGCCGCCATGATGCGGGTGCTGTATGACGAGCACGCCGCAGCTTTGTGGCGCTATGCCCTGCGGCTTACTGGCGATCAAGCGCGCGCTGAAGACGTGGTCCAGGAGACGTTGCTTCGAGCGTGGCGTCACCCCGAGGTGACCGACGAGGTGGAGCGGTCCGCCAGGGCGTGGCTGTTCACCGTCGCGCGCAACCTCATCATCGACGAGCGCCGCAGCGCGCGATACCGCAACGAGGCGGGCACGCCAGACCTCGAGCAGGTCGCCGACCGCGCGGGACCCGACGAAGTGGACTCGGCCCTGGACCGCCTGCTGCTGGGCACCGCCTTGAGCCAGTTGTCCGAGGAGCACCGCGCGGTGATCCGCCGGTCTTACTACCAGGGTTGGACAACCGCACAGATCGCGAAGGATCTGTCGATCGCGGAAGGCACGGTGAAATCCCGGCTGCACTACGCGGTTCGGGCGTTGCGGTTGAATCTGCAAGAGATGGGGGTGACACGATGACACAATTCGGTTTTCCCCTAGGCGGTGATCTGTTGGACGGCGATCGTTACGTGACCTGGGACGCGGCCTATGTCCTCGGTTCACTGACGAGCAATGAGCGTCGCGAATACGAGGCCCACCTGGAAACCTGTGAGCGGTGCCGGTCGGCGGTGGCCGAGATCAGCGGCGTACCCGCCCTGCTGGCGATGCTCGACCTCGAGGACGTGCGCGCGTTGGACGAGGACGCGCCGGAAACTCCGCCGCTGCGGCCGCAAGTGCTCGACTCGATCCTGGACAAGGTGCGGTGGCGCCGCAGGCGGTCGCGGTGGCTGATGTCGGCCGCGGTCGGGGTGGCCGCCGCGCTGCTGGCGGTCGGCGCGGTGATCGCCGTCCGTCCGGAGATCGTGGGTCTGGAGAACAGCCCGCCGCAACAAACCACCCAGGCGTTGGAGATGGCGAAGGTGTCGGAGACTCCGATCAACGCCTCGATCACCTTGACCGGCTACGGGTGGGGCACGCGCATCGACATGGCCTGCTCCTACGGCGAGTGGGGCCAGAGCGGCAGCATCCCTCCGCAGAATCTCGGCATGGTCGTGGTGGGCCGCGACGGCAGCCACACACAGGTGGCGACATGGCTCGGTATCTCGGGGGCGACCGCGCTGCCGAGTGCGACCACACCGATGCAGAAGGGCGATATTGCTGCGGTGCAATTGGTTTCGCCCGATAACGGAAAGGTCCTTCTCGAAACGCAGCTGTGAGTCCGACCGTCGAGTGAACCCAACTCCATCGTGAGTCGTGTCACTAACAGGTCGGGGGAGAAGCGAGTGAGAGATGGTCAGCAGGCATCGCGTCGTCGATCACATCGTCGCGCATCTGGCGGCGAGCGGGGTCGACTACATCTTCGGTGTCGACGGCGCGAACATCGAAGATGTCTATGACGCCGCGTTCGTGCGTGACGACATCACCGCCGTCCTGGCCAAGCACGAATTCTCCGCTGCCACAATGGCTGACGGGTACAGCCGCAGCGGCGCAGGCCTCGGCGTGGTGGCCGCGACGTCGGGCGGCGGCTGCCTGAACACGCTGCCCGGGCTCGGCGAAGCGTTCGCGAGCCGGGTTCCGGTGCTGGCGCTGATCGGCCAGCCGCCGACCACCCTCGACGGCTGCGGCTCCTTTCAAGACACCAGCGGCCGCAACGGTGCGCTGGACGCACAGGCACTGTTCTCCGCGCTGTCCGTGTACTGCCGACGCGTCACCCGGCCGGAGGACATCGTCACCGCACTGCCGGATGCCGTCGCCGCCGCGCGTACCGGAGGACCCGCAGTCCTGCTGTTGCCCAAAGACATTCAGCAGGCAGACGTGAGTGCCAACGGGGCACGGGCCGTGCCGGCAGCGAGAATCCCCGGCGATCCGGCAGCGCTCGCATCCGCGCTGCGGCGTGCCGACGGGCCCGTCACGATCATCGCGGGCGAACAGGTGGCTCGCGACGACGCGCGCGCGGAACTCCAAGCGCTACGGGCGATCTTGCGCGCCGA
It contains:
- a CDS encoding sigma-70 family RNA polymerase sigma factor, with the protein product MMRVLYDEHAAALWRYALRLTGDQARAEDVVQETLLRAWRHPEVTDEVERSARAWLFTVARNLIIDERRSARYRNEAGTPDLEQVADRAGPDEVDSALDRLLLGTALSQLSEEHRAVIRRSYYQGWTTAQIAKDLSIAEGTVKSRLHYAVRALRLNLQEMGVTR
- a CDS encoding anti-sigma factor, with translation MTQFGFPLGGDLLDGDRYVTWDAAYVLGSLTSNERREYEAHLETCERCRSAVAEISGVPALLAMLDLEDVRALDEDAPETPPLRPQVLDSILDKVRWRRRRSRWLMSAAVGVAAALLAVGAVIAVRPEIVGLENSPPQQTTQALEMAKVSETPINASITLTGYGWGTRIDMACSYGEWGQSGSIPPQNLGMVVVGRDGSHTQVATWLGISGATALPSATTPMQKGDIAAVQLVSPDNGKVLLETQL
- the map gene encoding type I methionyl aminopeptidase; amino-acid sequence: MIGLPGLRNRKVVAQRTAGELDAMAAAGSLVASALLAVRQAAAPGVSTLALDEIAESVIRDGGGIPSFLGYHGFPASICASVNDRVVHGIPSAGEILAAGDLVSIDCGAILDGWHGDSAVTFGIGALIPADEMLSEATRESMEAGIAAMVPGNRLTDVSHAIEAGTRAVERRYDRKFGIVAGYGGHGIGRQMHMDPFLPNEGAPGRGPYLAVGSVLAIEPMLTLGTTKTVVLEDEWTVVTADGSRAAHWEHTVAVTDDGPRILTL